One segment of Pseudophryne corroboree isolate aPseCor3 chromosome 10, aPseCor3.hap2, whole genome shotgun sequence DNA contains the following:
- the LOC134965165 gene encoding C3a anaphylatoxin chemotactic receptor-like, with protein sequence MRKLLNYVFRNFTGDTRLNSSFTVDDDNITYSEDYDEAVAQYNLTIIIRAMSIMWYIVTLILGIIGNGLVIWIAGFKMKTVSALWFLNLAIADFVTCVSLPLRISEWALYWKIPFDHFLCKAGITILFINMLTSVYFMTVISIDRCVSVCYPIWTKIHRTPRLATIIAVLVWLLSLVTSIPHLVFNHGFDDVTECFPKYLQISGKRRRAMFITKNICMFAFPFAIILISYVLIFFKIRAIRKSSRSNRPFRVITAVIVCFFICWFPYNTWPLITIDVNYWRADVVITEVSVCLAYFSSCINPLLYVFFSHDFKKSFVKSIPAVLENAFKEPSDLNSLDNAVTSTFPTLHLESSL encoded by the coding sequence ATGAGAAAATTACTTAATTATGTTTTTAGGAATTTTACTGGAGACACCAGGCTCAATTCCAGCTTCACTGTTGATGATGACAACATAACGTATTCTGAAGACTACGATGAAGCAGTTGCACAGTACAATTTAACAATTATTATAAGGGCAATGTCCATTATGTGGTACATTGTGACTCTAATATTGGGGATCATAGGAAATGGTTTAGTCATCTGGATTGCCGGTTTCAAGATGAAGACAGTCAGTGCCTTGTGGTTCCTAAACTTGGCTATTGCTGACTTTGTCACATGTGTTTCTCTACCCTTACGTATTTCTGAGTGGGCTTTGTATTGGAAAATTCCTTTTGATCACTTCCTATGTAAGGCTGGTATAACAATTCTCTTCATAAACATGTTAACCAGTGTTTATTTCATGACCGTCATCAGCATTGATCGATGTGTTTCCGTTTGTTACCCAATTTGGACCAAAATACACAGGACACCCAGGTTAGCCACCATCATAGCTGTACTGGTTTGGCTGCTGAGCCTAGTTACTAGTATCCCTCACCTGGTGTTTAACCATGGGTTTGATGATGTCACTGAGTGTTTTCCTAAATATTTACAAATTTCAGGAAAGAGAAGAAGGGCAATGTTTATCACAAAGAATATCTGCATGTTTGCATTTCCATTTGCCATCATCCTCATATCATATGTCCTGATTTTTTTCAAGATAAGAGCTATCAGAAAATCAAGTAGGTCTAACAGACCATTCCGAGTTATCACCGCAGTCATAGTATGCTTCTTCATCTGCTGGTTTCCATATAACACCTGGCCATTAATAACGATTGATGTAAATTACTGGAGAGCTGATGTTGTCATTACAGAAGTTTCCGTCTGCTTGGCTTACTTCAGCAGCTGCATAAACCCCTTGCTCTATGTCTTCTTTTCCCATGATTTCAAGAAAAGCTTTGTAAAGTCCATTCCAGCTGTGTTGGAAAATGCTTTTAAGGAGCCGTCTGATCTTAACAGTTTGGACAACGCTGTCACCAGCACATTTCCAACTTTACATTTGGAATCTTCATTATAA